A region of the Terriglobales bacterium genome:
AGGAGCGCCAGTATCCTGCGGCAGGCGTTCGCGACGTGGCGTCACCAACACCGCCTGCTGTGAAAGAGCAAAGCAAGTTAGTAATAGAAGAGAAAGTACAACCCGAAAACGGCGAGCCCAAGAGATCAACCCATGCCTCCAGACACCGGACTTAAGATTCAGCGAAATCAACCGGATACCAATTAGACAGCCCTGCCGCCGGCAAAGAACCAAAATTTTAGTTGAATTGGCCCCGATAAGAAAGCAGCATAGCAATTCATCAAACGTTAACAGACGATTTGTATGATCTTGGCTGCATTTTTGCAGTCGGCGCAGTAGTGCTGGGCTGCATGTAGAATCCGAGTGCCTTCATATGAAAGGGTTGGTTGAATACCACATGTGTTATTGGATAAAGACGAAAACGATAATTGCCGTCTGTGCCTGCTTGATCGCCCTGGCGACTGGCTGCCAGAAATCACATGAGCAAAACCAGGAAGCAAGTGTGCTGGCCGCTCCGGCCTCAACTCCAGCCGCCACCGCAAGCACAACTTCGGCAAACAATTCCGATCCGGTCTTTGTTGGCGCAGGTGATGTGGCCAGTTGTGACGATCTGGCCGGGGCTAAGGCCACGGCCAAACTGCTGGATTCGATCCCGGGCACGGTTTTTGTCGCGGGTGATCTTGCTTACCCCGACGGTAGTGCCGAGCAGTTCGCCAACTGCTACGGCCCCACATGGGGACGCCACAAGGCCCGCACGCGGCCCTCGCCGGGCAATCACGAATTTCATGCCGGTGGGGCTACGCCTTATTTCGAGTATTTCGGGGCTGCCGCAGGTGATCCCAAAAAGGGATACTACAGCTACGAGCTGGGCGCATGGCATGTGATCGTCATCAACAGCAATTGCTCTGACCTGCCGGGTGGCTGCGCCAAGGATTCTCCCGAAGAGCAATGGCTGCGCCAGGACCTTGCCCAGCATCCAACCGCCTGCACCGTGGCGTATTGGCACCATCCTCTGTTCAGCTCGGGCAAGGCACACGGCAATGATCCCGAGATGAAACCTTTCTGGCAGGACCTTTATGCTGCCAACGCGACCCTTGTGATCAACGGGCACGATCATGACTACGAGCGCTTCGCTCCGCAAGACCCTGACGGCAAGGTGGATAACGCGCGCGGCATCCGCGAGTTTGTTGTCGGAAGTGGCGGCAAGAACAGCCATCGCTCATTTGGCGAGACTAAACCTAACAGCGAAGCCAGAAACGCCGATACCTACGGAGTGTTGAAATTGACTCTGCACCCCAAGAGCTATGATTGGGAGTTTGTTCCGGAAGAAGGCAAGACGTTCAAAGATTCGGGCAGCGGGGTCTGCCATTAGTCCCCACTTGCTAGCTTATGGTTGAAGTGCCCAAAATCGCGTCCGACCCCCGTCATTATTGGCGAGAATCGATCTGGGGTGGGGGACTTGCTGGCTAACTGCCGGTTTTTTTACCACAGAGACACAGAGGCACAGAGAAGAGCAAAATCTTTCGCCGCGGACGAACACAGATAAACGCGGATTTTTAGAGGATCTGTCGGCCCGGCACCCACTTGCTAGCTTGTGGTTGAAGTGCCCAAAATCAACGCCTGACCCGCGTCATTACTGGCGAAAATCGATCTGGAGTGGGGGACTTGCTGGTAATAGAGTACTCAGTTGTTCAGTACTCAGTACTCAGAAAAAGCAAACGCAAAAGCTCTTCGCCGCAGATCAACGCGGATTTTAGAGGATTTGCGCCACCCGGGCCTCCCCACTTGCTGGCTTGTAGTTTAAGTGCCCAAAACCGCGTCTGGACCGCGTCTTTATTGGCGAAAATCGATCTGAGGTGGGGGACTTGCTGAAGCAGTTCTCAGTTCTCAGGGTGAGGCACGATCACCTTGGCCTGCTCAAGTCTTGGGCGATGGGGTACTTGCAGCAAGTGGGTGAAGCCCTAAAAACAGCGCTGATTGCCGCGTATTTGGCGGGGAAAGTCGAGATCGGGGTGGAGACTTGCTGGCTAGTACTTCTGCAACAGTCCTCAGGACCAGAATCCCCAATCGCAAATGAGTTTTCAAAGAACCTCAAGGGCTAAGAGCCCCGCATTCTTGAATGCCTAATGCAAACACACGTCTAGCCAAGGATAGCCTACGATTTCTTAAGAAATCAATGATTTGATATCAGATTGATATCAATTGGCAGTTGGTATTGGTGGCAAACGAGGCAGCCGTGTTGAAGGCAAGGTCTTGCGGAATGGCGGCGAACTTTTGCGGGTTCAACCAAAGCGGCTGCCCACTGTTGCGTGCGTTCAACCAGCCGTTGAGTGTCATTAGAACTTCTCCGGACGCAGTTGCGCATAAACCAGGTAGACCATCATCAGGACAGTCACCAGCAACATCACTATAGTTTCAAGACTCATAAGAAGCCCTCACTTGAGCTTGTCGCAAGCCAGCGTGTAGGCGATTGCGACTGCGAAAAACCCGAACGTGAATAAAACCATCATTCAATCAAGCATGTCTACACCTCATCCATCATTGGTCAAACCTGCGGTAACGCACTTCCCCACCAGAACCCGTTCTCGTCTTCTGAGCGATTGCGGGACCGTTTGCGGTATTCACCGAGACTGCACGAGCTGCGATCTCAGATTGCGGCACAGGAAATTGCAGCACGCGCGCGCTGAAAGTGGGCCTCTCGCCCGCAGGCGAGACTAAAGCGCTGCCGAATTGGTGTTTCGGCAAAGTCTGTTCGACTTCGATGACACGGGTGATCAGCAGTCGCCTCACGGGCTGCTCTTTCCCGGCTTGATGCAAGCCGTATAAACAAACCAGAAGGCAACCAATCCCTAAGGTGCTGATAACGGCAAGAATTACGATGCTAGTCATAGCATCACCTCCCATGCGCTACAGTCGTTACTCAAGATCACTGCAGCACTAATCTATTGGAGCGTAGAGGCTATAAAGATCGGCTAAGAAGTTCATAAAAAAGTTATAAAGATGCAGCGTATGGGAAGTAAAGATGCCACTAAGTTCTTGTTTTAAAAGTTTATTCACCTGGATCGAAACGGTAGCCGATCCAGGGCTCAGTGATGATGTAATGTGGAGAGTCTTCCTTCTCGATCTTTTTTCGCAACTGTCCTATAAAGACACGCAGATATTCCGGTTGCTGCACACTCTGGCCTCCCCAGACGGCGTTGAGCAGCGCGCGATGGGTGATCACTTTGCCGGGGTGTTGGGCCATATAAGCCAACAATTCGAATTCTTTGGGGGTAAGGTGCACTTCCCGGCCACGCACGGCAACAGAATGCGCTTCCAGGTTGATGCGGAAGTCGCCAACTTCAATCGAGGTTGCGCCCTTGGGCAGGGCAGGAACGCGCCGCAGTTGCGCCCGCACTCGCGCCAGCAGTTCGTTCATATTGAAAGGCTTGGTTACGTAGTCGTCGGCGCCGGAATCGAGCGCTTCAATCTTGGTGCGCTCTTCGCCTTTGACGGAAAGCACAATAATGGGAATTTGTGACTGGGTGCGAATCTTGCGGCACAGCTCAATTCCGGTCATGTTGGGCATGGAAAGATCGGTGATCACCAGATCGGGGGCCCAGTCTTTCATCACATCCAGAGCAGCATCGCCATCGTTGGCAACACGAAGATCATAGCCGTGCGTGGAAAGCGTGGTACGCAACACCCGGGTGATTTGGGGCTCGTCATCCACTACGAGGATATGGCGGGGTTCGCTCATAGTTAATCAGTGTCTCTTAATCACTCTCCTGGGTGACGATGTGCATGTCCACCGGCGGAGCATTGCGCAGGAACCTCTGGACGGCGGAAAGATACATGTATTTTCGCCAGCCGCTTACGGCTGAGCGGCCAAAAACAATTTGCGTAATTTTATATTCACGCACGAAGTCAGCCACGGTTTTGGCAACATCTTTGCCCTTCAAACGAACCACCGTGGCAGAAAGATTTTCAGCAAATCGGATATTGGCCTCCAGCGTGCGCCGGTCTTCCGGATTCTTTTCATGATCTACTTCCACATAGACGACGTAAAACTCCGCGTCAATGCCCTTGGCCAGGCGCGCGCCGCGGGCAATCAATTTTTGCGCTGCAGGACTCGCGCTCATGCACACCGCAATGCGTTCGCGCACGCCCCAGTTGCGGTCAATATGCTTTTGTTTCAAATACGAATCCAGGTTCTGGTCTACGCATTGCGCAACGCAGCGCAAAGCCAGCTCCCGCAGCGCAATCAGATTACCGGGGCGAAAAAAATTACCCAACGCCTTCTCGGCCCTATCCACCGGATAAATATCACCACGCCGCATGCGAGTCTGCAGGGCTTCAGGGGTAAGATCGGCCATCACAATTTCGCCGGCACGTTGCAGCACCCAATCGGGAACCGTCTCGCGCACCTGGATTCCGGTGATGCTTTGTACCGTGGGCGTTATGCTCTCCAGGTGTTGGACGTTCATGGTCGAGAGGACATCAATTTTCGCTTCTAATATTTCCAGCACATCTTCATACCGCTTTTTGTGTTTGCAGCCTTCCACGTTGGTGTGTGCCAACTCGTCCACCAGAACAACCTGGGGCTTGCGCGCGAGAATCGCGTCGAGATCCATCTCTTCAAAAATCGTGCCTTTGTATTCCATCTTGCGGCGCGGAATGGTCTCCAGTTGTGAGGCCAACTCTGCAATCCCTTTGCGTCCATGGGTTTCTACGATTCCGATGACTACGTCCTCACCGCGTTTGCTGCGCCGGATGGCCTCGCTCAGCATGTTGAAGGTCTTTCCCACACCGGGAGCGTAGCCCAGGAAAAGCTTAAAAACACCCGCCTTTTTTTCCGGCGGGGTCGCATGTTCCAGCCACTGTTCAGGACTTTTGGGCATGCGCCTATTTTCTCGAAACTGTGGAGACTTGTCGAATCGGCTACAATCGGCTCATGAGGCGATCAGTCCTGCTCTCGGTTTTTCAGTTTCTGATCTCGGCGGCATTGGTGTTTGTAATTGTTTTTCTCTACACCCGGGTCATCAGGGTCAATCCGACTACCGTCGCTTTGACCTTCCTGGTGGCGGTGCTTGGGATCTCAGCAGTCTGGGGGCTTCGCTATGCTGTCTTCGTCTCCATTGTTGCCACGCTGGCGTTCAATTACTTCTTCCTTCCACCCGTAGGGACTTTCACCATCGCCGACACACAAAACTGGGTGGCCCTAATCGCATTTCTGCTGACTGCAGTTATCGCCAGCGAACTTTCGGCGCGCGTACGGCAGGAGGCTGATGAAGCCAACCAGCGCCGCCGCGAGGTGGAAAAGCTCTACGCCTTCAGCCAGCAGCTTCTGGTCACCGACAACGTACTGGAATTGCTGAACGAAATTCCGCACCACATTGTGGCGACGTTTGGTGTAAGCGCGGCTGCAGTTTACGTTTCCGAGCGTGACAAGATTTACCGCTCCGGCCCCGATATCACTCAGTTGCAGAGCGAAGAGCTGCGAGGGGTGACGGCGCGCGGCGAGACCGTGATTGACGCACAACGCAACATCTGTCTGGCCCCGGTCCGCATGGGAGTGCGCGCTCTGGGGGCGCTGGGGGTTGCCGGACACTTATCTCGCGAAACCCTGGATGCGCTCGGCGGCCTGATTGCCATTGCCACCGAAAGAGCGGCGGCGGTGGAAAAGCTGGGACGCGCAGAAGCATCGCGTGAAAACGAACGGCTGCGTTCAGCGCTGCTGGATTCGGTTACGCATGAGTTCCGCACCCCGCTAACTTCCATCAAGGCCTCAGTTACCAGCCTGATCTCTGATTTTCAACTGGACCAGGCCCAACGCCAGGAATTACTCACCATCATTAATGAAGAAAGCGACCGCCTGAACCGCCTGGTGGGAGAGGCAACTGAGATGGCGCAGCTCGATGCCCACGAGGTCAAGCTCAATATCGAGCCCCAGAATATCCGTGAAGCTATTGATGCCGCTCTGGAAGAATCCAAGCCCAGCCTGCGCTCGCATTCCGTAGAAGTGCGAATGCCCAGTTATCTGCCCCCAGTGCTTATGGATGTGGACCGCATTAAAGAAGTCCTGCGGCATCTGCTGGAGAACGCAGCCAAGTACTCGCCCCCGGAGTCTCCTATCTTTATCAGCAGTGAAGTGCAAAACGGCCGGCTGGTGACCAACGTTGCCGATCGCGGCGTTGGCATAGACGATCTGGAGCGCTCCATGATCTTCGATAAGTTTTTTCGTGGACAGGGCCAACGCCACCGGGTCCAGGGCACGGGCATGGGATTGGCAATTGCCAAAGCCATCGTTGAAGCCCACGGCGGCAAGATCGGCGTCACCAGCCAGTTAGGTCAGGGATCAGTATTTTCTTTTGGGCTGCCCATTGCCGGCATGGGACCAACCGGCTCATGAGGTTTTGGGGAAGTACGAATTACGATTTGCGATTTACGATTTGAACTCAACAAATCGTAAATCGCAAATCAAAAATCGTAAATCACTGCGCAAACGTGCCTACAAACGCGCTGCGCTTATCATGCAGCTCCCAGTCAACGCCCAAATCGGGCCCGTGATATTCATCGGTCAATGCTACTGCGGGCATGGAGTGCGTGAGCTGAGTGAGCGGCGGATAAAACGTGGTCTCGTTTCCGCAGATATGGTCCTTCTCGTCAATGGGCCGGGTCACAATCGCGGCAAAGCTGCCGGCGCGCAGCGTGGCACGGCCGTGGTCCTGGGCATCGTGCAGCACCTGCATATCAATGGATGTAGGAATCACGCGGCTCACATGCGCCAGCAGATCGCCGCCCATGTGCTTGGCAAAGCTCACCAGAGCATCGCGCTGCTCAGGGGCAGCCTTCTCATCCACCAGCACAACTGCTTTTGCCGGATAAGGACTTCCAAACGGATCGCCCAGCGTGGCCTGCGCCTTGACGGAGGCCATCACAGTCAACCCGTCGAGCTTCTGCCCGTTCCAGCTTCCACTGCGGATGTGCCAGGCGAGAGTGGCTTCGTCGCCGGCTGTTCCTACCTCGCCATTGGCGAAGCACTGGGCCACGTAAACATCGGCGCTGCGGCTTTCGATGTAGTCCCCGGTAATCTGCTCCTGGGCGTGGCTGATAACAGCAAACATGAGTATTAATAGTCCGAGAGAAAATATGGTTGCTAGCTTGCGCATGACCGATCTCCTGCAAACGAATTGCTTTCTAGTTTAGCTCGAATTGATATCGGCTTCCAACTGCCAAATGCAAAAAACGCCAGTCTCTTTTCCCCGCGGTTGACCAACGAATGACCGGATGTGGGCACGTCAAGCCATCTCGTGATACAACTCTTGGTATCAATTTTCCGGTGGGCACCCAGCCATCATGAAAAAACTCAATTTTGTGGTTTCCCTCTCCACCAACACCAATGACTTTCAGGTCGAAATGGCCATCGCTGCGCAAGCGGCCGCTGAGAAGCTTGGCGTAGGCGTACAAGTCATGTATGCGGAAAACGATCCGATCGCGCAAAGTCAGCAGCTATTGAAGGTGGTCCAATCGCCGGCAGGCTCGCGCCCTGATGCAATTCTCTTTCATCCATTCGGCGGCACGGCCCTGCCCCAGGTCGCTCGGGCCGCAGTGGCTGCCGGCATTGGGGTCGCGGTGCTCAACTGGCGCGCCGACTATGTAGCTGAACTTCGTGCAAAGTCCCTGGTCCCGATATTTATCTACACCTCCAACCATAGAGAAATCGGGCACATCCAAGCACAGCAGTTTGAAGCTCTCTTGCCCCAGGGTGGCAAGGTTTTGTATATCCAAGGCCCCGCCGCGAGCTTCGGGGCCCAAGAGCGAACTGTGGGAATGAGCGAGAAAAAGCCCGAGAACATACAAGCAAAAATGCTAAGAGCTGCCAGTTGGACCGAAGAAGCCGGATACAAGGCGGTTACCTCGTGGCTGCGACTCTCCACAGCCCAGACCGAGCGCATTGATTTGATTGCCGCGCAAAATGACGTGATCGCCATTGGCGCAAGAAAGGCATTCAGCGAGGTCCTTAGAGACGCTGACCGCGAACGATGGATGCACTTGCCGTTTACCGGCGTTGATGGTCTTCCCAAAACAGGACAAACCTGGGTCCGTAAGAATTCACTGACTGCTACGATCGTTGTTCCACCGAACACAGGTTTGGCGATCGAAGCACTCGCGAACGCAATTCAGACGGGGTTGCAGCTCCCTGAGTGTATCTTGACTGAACCCAAGTCCTTTCCGTCGGTCGGAGAATTGAAAAAGCAGGGGATTTATTAGAAGCTGCTATGCCTTAACTGTGACGGCGCTGGCGACGGCTGCTCTCGTCCACTCTCCATCCACTAAGCGCCAGATATCCCGCGGATTCTCGTCTTTCAACTCTGCCGGCAAGTATTCATGGGGAAAGTCCTGATAGCAAACCGGACGCGCGAAGCGCAAGATGGCCGCCGTACCAACCGATGTAAAACGCGAGTCCGTGGTCGCGGGATAAGGTCCGCCGTGGTGCATGGCGGGTGCGACCTCCACACCGGTAGGAACACCGCCAAAGACCAGCCGCCCCGTTTTTTCTCGAAGGATTTCGATTAACTCGCCGTGCTCTTTCAGGTCTTGTGTAGTGGCGTGAATAGTAACCGTGAGTTGGCCCTCAAGGCTCTGCGCAATCTCTTTTAGCTGATCGCCTGACTCACACGCTACAACCAGGGTGGAAGGGCCAAAAAGTTCTTCATGCAACTCGGGATTTTTCAGGAACGATTGCGCTTTAGTGGCAAACACTGCCGCTTGCGCTTGGTTCTTTGATTTTTCGAGCGGGGATTTCTCCGGAGACACCGGTGGAGTAGCGGCAACAAGCTGAAGAGCGGCAGTATGGAGCCTCTCGCCAAGACCACTTGCATAACGCGCAGCGATTCCG
Encoded here:
- a CDS encoding metallophosphoesterase is translated as MCYWIKTKTIIAVCACLIALATGCQKSHEQNQEASVLAAPASTPAATASTTSANNSDPVFVGAGDVASCDDLAGAKATAKLLDSIPGTVFVAGDLAYPDGSAEQFANCYGPTWGRHKARTRPSPGNHEFHAGGATPYFEYFGAAAGDPKKGYYSYELGAWHVIVINSNCSDLPGGCAKDSPEEQWLRQDLAQHPTACTVAYWHHPLFSSGKAHGNDPEMKPFWQDLYAANATLVINGHDHDYERFAPQDPDGKVDNARGIREFVVGSGGKNSHRSFGETKPNSEARNADTYGVLKLTLHPKSYDWEFVPEEGKTFKDSGSGVCH
- a CDS encoding potassium-transporting ATPase subunit KdpA; protein product: MTLNGWLNARNSGQPLWLNPQKFAAIPQDLAFNTAASFATNTNCQLISI
- the kdpF gene encoding K(+)-transporting ATPase subunit F gives rise to the protein MSLETIVMLLVTVLMMVYLVYAQLRPEKF
- a CDS encoding response regulator transcription factor translates to MSEPRHILVVDDEPQITRVLRTTLSTHGYDLRVANDGDAALDVMKDWAPDLVITDLSMPNMTGIELCRKIRTQSQIPIIVLSVKGEERTKIEALDSGADDYVTKPFNMNELLARVRAQLRRVPALPKGATSIEVGDFRINLEAHSVAVRGREVHLTPKEFELLAYMAQHPGKVITHRALLNAVWGGQSVQQPEYLRVFIGQLRKKIEKEDSPHYIITEPWIGYRFDPGE
- a CDS encoding universal stress protein, which codes for MPKSPEQWLEHATPPEKKAGVFKLFLGYAPGVGKTFNMLSEAIRRSKRGEDVVIGIVETHGRKGIAELASQLETIPRRKMEYKGTIFEEMDLDAILARKPQVVLVDELAHTNVEGCKHKKRYEDVLEILEAKIDVLSTMNVQHLESITPTVQSITGIQVRETVPDWVLQRAGEIVMADLTPEALQTRMRRGDIYPVDRAEKALGNFFRPGNLIALRELALRCVAQCVDQNLDSYLKQKHIDRNWGVRERIAVCMSASPAAQKLIARGARLAKGIDAEFYVVYVEVDHEKNPEDRRTLEANIRFAENLSATVVRLKGKDVAKTVADFVREYKITQIVFGRSAVSGWRKYMYLSAVQRFLRNAPPVDMHIVTQESD
- a CDS encoding DUF4118 domain-containing protein gives rise to the protein MRRSVLLSVFQFLISAALVFVIVFLYTRVIRVNPTTVALTFLVAVLGISAVWGLRYAVFVSIVATLAFNYFFLPPVGTFTIADTQNWVALIAFLLTAVIASELSARVRQEADEANQRRREVEKLYAFSQQLLVTDNVLELLNEIPHHIVATFGVSAAAVYVSERDKIYRSGPDITQLQSEELRGVTARGETVIDAQRNICLAPVRMGVRALGALGVAGHLSRETLDALGGLIAIATERAAAVEKLGRAEASRENERLRSALLDSVTHEFRTPLTSIKASVTSLISDFQLDQAQRQELLTIINEESDRLNRLVGEATEMAQLDAHEVKLNIEPQNIREAIDAALEESKPSLRSHSVEVRMPSYLPPVLMDVDRIKEVLRHLLENAAKYSPPESPIFISSEVQNGRLVTNVADRGVGIDDLERSMIFDKFFRGQGQRHRVQGTGMGLAIAKAIVEAHGGKIGVTSQLGQGSVFSFGLPIAGMGPTGS
- a CDS encoding DUF1326 domain-containing protein, which encodes MRKLATIFSLGLLILMFAVISHAQEQITGDYIESRSADVYVAQCFANGEVGTAGDEATLAWHIRSGSWNGQKLDGLTVMASVKAQATLGDPFGSPYPAKAVVLVDEKAAPEQRDALVSFAKHMGGDLLAHVSRVIPTSIDMQVLHDAQDHGRATLRAGSFAAIVTRPIDEKDHICGNETTFYPPLTQLTHSMPAVALTDEYHGPDLGVDWELHDKRSAFVGTFAQ
- a CDS encoding substrate-binding domain-containing protein, coding for MKKLNFVVSLSTNTNDFQVEMAIAAQAAAEKLGVGVQVMYAENDPIAQSQQLLKVVQSPAGSRPDAILFHPFGGTALPQVARAAVAAGIGVAVLNWRADYVAELRAKSLVPIFIYTSNHREIGHIQAQQFEALLPQGGKVLYIQGPAASFGAQERTVGMSEKKPENIQAKMLRAASWTEEAGYKAVTSWLRLSTAQTERIDLIAAQNDVIAIGARKAFSEVLRDADRERWMHLPFTGVDGLPKTGQTWVRKNSLTATIVVPPNTGLAIEALANAIQTGLQLPECILTEPKSFPSVGELKKQGIY